A genomic window from Candidatus Terasakiella magnetica includes:
- a CDS encoding efflux RND transporter permease subunit, with translation MTMGHNESRFNLVSIFTRHRTAPNLLMFLMILLGVVGLMRLNVQFFPSFGIDVVSVSVKWSGAGAEDVDANIVQALEPELRFLDNVKHVKSTSNEGSASISIEFEAGTEMQTALSNVETAIGGVTTLPEDSEKPVINRVVRYEPITRLLLSGPYPEAALKAMAKEMRDELLARGVDKVDLNGARDEEIWVDVLPETLRRLDMTIDDIANRIARISQDIPAGVTGGAQAKQIRGLGEVKTAEGVADIEILARQTGEKLKLSDIAQVSERFEEDGVEVRFQKNRAVELQVRRSTTADALVVDKIVSEFLTEVRPSLPPNMRLDQYEIQANLIKDRINLLLDNGLSGLALVLAILFLFLNTRVAFWVAAGIPVSILATMFVMKLSGQSINMVSLFGLIMAIGIVVDDAIVVGEHSETLRRRGLSPVEAAEGGALRMLTPVFASSLTTIAAFMPLLAISDIMGQIIAAIPFVAISVIIASLIECFLIMPGHMRHALKGKPEEANGFRKKFNDKFNHIRDVHFANLTYRVLEYRYVTLATAVAFLIISFGLVAGGRVGFQFFKGPEAERVYANVEMVAGTPRSETQIMVDELERALYIANEELGGELIKTHVAKIGTRVSAGGGHGGSSSSAGSDHLGGIYVELIESDKRDIRTEEFLNMWRKNLDQKAGLQKLTLIPVQAGPPGRDVDIRINGDDIQNLKAAANDVVGLLKRYPGISAIEDDLPYGKEEAILEVTPHGQALGFTTQDVARQVRDSFDGAIAKRFPRGDEEVLIRVQFDRAHISQTSLDGLYLRSPSGAEVPLSQVVNVRTETGFATVKREDGTRQVSITGELNKSATSTGQIIEALERDGVDDIAAKHKVSVSFAGKAEEQKRTFGDMLTGVVVGFSAIYIILAWVFSSYSKPVVVMSVIPFGFVGAAFGHFIMGYDLTILSLVALVGLSGIVINDSIILVSTVKEHLDMGEDSLTAIAQGTIERLRAVILTSATTIGGLTPLMFETSLQAQFLIPMAITIVFGLMVATLLVLVVVPALLAVMEDMKNLRTGIPFLKKSV, from the coding sequence ATGACGATGGGTCATAATGAAAGCCGGTTTAATCTGGTCAGCATTTTCACACGCCATCGCACGGCCCCAAACCTATTGATGTTTTTGATGATCCTGCTTGGTGTGGTGGGGTTGATGCGCTTAAATGTGCAGTTTTTCCCAAGCTTTGGCATTGATGTGGTTTCCGTCTCGGTGAAATGGTCCGGTGCGGGGGCTGAAGATGTGGATGCCAATATCGTGCAGGCCCTTGAGCCTGAGCTGCGTTTTTTAGATAACGTTAAACATGTCAAATCCACCTCTAATGAGGGTTCGGCCTCAATCTCCATTGAGTTTGAAGCGGGTACTGAAATGCAGACCGCGCTATCAAATGTGGAAACAGCCATTGGCGGGGTGACGACCTTACCTGAAGATAGCGAAAAGCCTGTGATTAACCGGGTGGTGCGCTATGAGCCCATTACCCGCTTGTTACTCAGCGGGCCATATCCTGAAGCCGCCCTAAAAGCCATGGCAAAAGAAATGCGCGATGAGCTCTTGGCGCGCGGGGTGGATAAGGTCGATCTAAATGGGGCGCGCGATGAAGAGATTTGGGTGGATGTGCTGCCTGAAACCCTGCGTCGTCTCGATATGACCATTGATGATATTGCCAATCGTATTGCACGCATTTCTCAAGATATCCCCGCAGGAGTGACAGGGGGCGCTCAAGCCAAGCAAATCCGTGGTCTGGGTGAGGTGAAAACCGCTGAAGGTGTGGCAGATATCGAGATTTTGGCACGCCAAACGGGTGAGAAACTTAAATTATCTGATATAGCACAAGTGTCTGAGCGCTTTGAAGAAGATGGCGTGGAAGTGCGTTTTCAAAAAAATCGCGCTGTTGAATTACAGGTGCGTCGTTCCACCACTGCTGATGCGCTGGTGGTGGATAAAATTGTGAGCGAGTTTCTTACTGAAGTGCGCCCAAGCCTGCCGCCAAACATGCGTTTGGATCAATATGAAATTCAGGCCAATTTGATTAAAGACCGCATTAATCTCTTGCTTGATAATGGCCTGTCCGGTCTGGCTCTTGTGCTTGCCATTTTGTTTTTATTTTTAAATACACGGGTGGCTTTTTGGGTGGCAGCAGGCATTCCGGTTTCCATCCTTGCCACCATGTTTGTCATGAAGCTTTCAGGCCAGTCCATTAATATGGTCAGCCTGTTTGGCCTGATCATGGCAATCGGGATCGTGGTGGATGATGCCATTGTGGTGGGGGAACATTCTGAAACCTTGCGCCGGCGTGGGCTTTCCCCTGTGGAAGCCGCAGAAGGGGGGGCATTGCGTATGCTGACCCCTGTTTTTGCCTCCAGCCTCACCACCATTGCAGCCTTTATGCCCTTGCTTGCCATTTCAGATATTATGGGCCAGATCATAGCAGCGATCCCTTTTGTGGCGATCTCGGTGATTATTGCCAGTTTGATTGAATGTTTCCTCATTATGCCGGGCCATATGCGCCACGCCCTTAAAGGCAAGCCTGAAGAAGCCAATGGTTTTAGAAAGAAGTTTAACGACAAGTTCAACCATATCCGTGATGTGCATTTTGCCAATTTGACCTATCGCGTGTTGGAATATCGCTATGTCACCTTGGCAACGGCTGTGGCTTTTTTAATCATCAGTTTTGGCCTTGTAGCAGGCGGGCGTGTGGGCTTTCAGTTCTTTAAAGGACCAGAGGCCGAGCGGGTCTATGCCAATGTGGAAATGGTCGCAGGGACCCCGCGCAGTGAAACCCAGATTATGGTGGATGAGCTTGAGCGCGCGCTTTATATCGCCAATGAAGAACTTGGCGGAGAGTTGATTAAAACCCATGTGGCAAAAATCGGCACACGGGTGTCAGCAGGGGGCGGTCATGGGGGCTCGTCTTCCTCAGCAGGCAGTGACCATCTGGGCGGGATTTATGTGGAGCTGATTGAGTCCGATAAACGCGATATCCGCACAGAAGAATTTTTAAATATGTGGCGCAAAAATCTGGATCAAAAGGCGGGTTTGCAAAAGCTCACCCTCATTCCGGTTCAAGCAGGCCCGCCTGGGCGGGATGTGGATATCCGCATTAATGGCGATGATATTCAAAACCTCAAGGCCGCAGCCAATGATGTAGTGGGATTGTTAAAACGTTATCCCGGTATTTCTGCCATTGAAGATGACTTACCCTATGGTAAGGAAGAGGCGATTTTAGAAGTCACACCCCATGGTCAAGCCTTGGGCTTTACCACACAGGATGTGGCGCGTCAGGTGCGTGACAGTTTTGATGGTGCGATTGCCAAACGCTTTCCACGTGGTGATGAAGAAGTCTTGATCCGCGTGCAGTTTGACCGCGCCCATATCTCACAAACCAGCCTTGATGGGCTTTATCTGCGCAGCCCAAGCGGGGCAGAAGTGCCCTTAAGCCAAGTGGTCAATGTGCGCACCGAAACGGGTTTTGCCACGGTAAAGCGTGAAGATGGCACCCGTCAGGTCTCCATCACGGGAGAGCTTAATAAATCTGCCACCAGTACAGGCCAGATCATTGAGGCTTTAGAGCGCGATGGGGTGGATGATATTGCAGCAAAACATAAGGTGAGTGTTTCATTTGCCGGTAAAGCAGAAGAGCAAAAACGCACCTTTGGTGATATGCTCACAGGGGTCGTGGTTGGCTTTAGTGCCATTTACATCATTTTGGCATGGGTCTTTTCCAGTTATTCAAAACCCGTTGTGGTGATGTCGGTCATTCCCTTTGGGTTTGTGGGGGCGGCCTTTGGGCATTTCATCATGGGCTATGACTTAACGATTTTAAGCCTTGTGGCGCTGGTGGGCTTAAGCGGCATTGTGATTAACGATTCCATCATTTTGGTCTCAACGGTGAAAGAGCATCTTGATATGGGTGAAGATTCCTTAACCGCCATTGCACAAGGCACGATTGAGCGTTTGCGCGCCGTGATCCTGACTTCTGCCACCACCATTGGCGGGCTGACACCCTTGATGTTTGAAACGAGCCTTCAGGCACAATTTCTCATCCCCATGGCTATTACCATTGTCTTTGGCTTGATGGTGGCGACTTTGCTTGTGCTGGTGGTTGTGCCTGCCCTTTTAGCCGTGATGGAAGATATGAAGAATTTGCGCACAGGGATTCCCTTTTTAAAGAAAAGTGTCTAG
- a CDS encoding efflux RND transporter periplasmic adaptor subunit, whose translation MEIWQRFKKPLIAVGIVVAAIAIFAVLKATKPQTPLKEVEERFWPVQTQEVAFGDVKPILQSYGEIRAGREAELRAQVSGTVISVHNDLGDGASVRAGDVLVTIDGFDYLATEKERHADLKEAEAKLEEFKTMLVGEEKLQPVDKRQVNLASREVERQRKLLKRSAVSKKAYDDALTNLNDRKQKLLVREQTIARYKSQVIQAESSLEKAKTALSKAQRDVADTQLKAPFEGFLTDTDVTAGKQVSTSDRLGRLISLERLEVSFHVSEADYARLTRLNDLKGRKVSVNVRRGDKIASYEAEIIRIDARVDATTGGRKVFGTLSGLTLNTDLRPGVFVEVGIPDETYQNVVSLPARAVHDNSFVYVVKDGRLYQRQIKVAARDGANMLISEGLQGGDIICVTRFAEMGIGVKVMIK comes from the coding sequence ATGGAAATTTGGCAGCGTTTTAAAAAGCCATTGATTGCAGTTGGTATTGTTGTGGCGGCAATTGCGATATTTGCGGTTTTAAAGGCAACCAAACCACAGACACCTTTAAAAGAAGTCGAAGAACGTTTCTGGCCTGTGCAAACCCAAGAGGTTGCGTTTGGCGATGTGAAGCCGATTTTGCAAAGCTATGGTGAAATTCGCGCAGGCCGCGAGGCGGAATTGCGCGCCCAAGTCTCTGGCACGGTGATTTCCGTTCATAATGATTTAGGCGATGGGGCCTCGGTGCGCGCTGGTGATGTGCTGGTGACCATTGACGGGTTTGATTATCTCGCCACTGAAAAAGAACGCCATGCGGATTTAAAAGAAGCCGAAGCCAAGCTTGAAGAATTTAAGACCATGTTGGTGGGTGAAGAAAAGCTCCAGCCTGTTGATAAAAGGCAAGTCAATCTGGCCTCGCGCGAGGTAGAGCGCCAACGAAAATTGCTCAAACGCTCAGCCGTGAGTAAAAAGGCCTATGATGATGCGCTGACCAACTTAAATGATCGCAAGCAAAAACTGCTGGTGCGCGAACAAACTATTGCGCGTTATAAATCCCAAGTTATTCAGGCTGAATCGAGCCTTGAAAAAGCCAAAACCGCCCTGAGCAAAGCCCAGCGTGATGTGGCTGACACCCAGCTTAAAGCACCTTTTGAGGGTTTTTTAACAGATACGGATGTGACAGCAGGTAAGCAGGTTTCCACCTCAGACCGTTTGGGTCGCTTAATCTCTTTAGAGCGTTTAGAGGTGAGTTTCCATGTTAGTGAAGCTGATTATGCCCGTTTAACCCGCCTTAATGACTTAAAAGGGCGTAAAGTCAGCGTCAATGTAAGGCGCGGTGATAAAATCGCCTCATATGAGGCTGAAATCATCCGTATTGATGCCCGTGTGGACGCCACAACGGGCGGGCGTAAAGTTTTTGGTACTCTGTCTGGTCTGACGTTAAATACGGACCTGCGCCCCGGTGTGTTTGTTGAAGTGGGCATTCCGGATGAGACTTATCAAAATGTGGTTTCGCTTCCTGCGCGTGCGGTTCATGACAACAGCTTTGTCTATGTGGTGAAAGACGGGCGGCTTTATCAGCGCCAGATCAAAGTGGCTGCGCGCGATGGGGCGAATATGTTGATCAGCGAAGGCTTGCAAGGCGGAGATATCATCTGTGTCACCCGCTTTGCTGAAATGGGCATCGGCGTGAAGGTGATGATCAAATGA
- a CDS encoding MFS transporter, with protein sequence MCKASVPLLAFRLSSFYISIFFVIGCMLPFWPVWLQARGMSGVEIGILTAIPVLGKVVFSPLFASLGDKLGERKRLMLFFTATSFFCFAAFYFVESFFALFMVSLFYGISWAPIMSFGDNITLLSTRKTKIQYGRMRLWGSLSFIAMSAGFGFILELTNEQVIYWTILISILLTLMAILGLPDVRIAPLGRAGKPVRTLLMDRKFQFFMATVACIHGSHALYYAFATLHWRSLGYSDGFIGFLWGEAVVAEVIFFIFGGRIGARFAPSSLLLLAAIACVLRWGILAYDPGQGVLLAVQTLHAFSFGAMHLGAMAFMSRAVSLEFSATAQSLYGASAYGVGAGITLLFVGYFYESFGVEAFFIMTLMGVLGILLGLALRQHEKRSV encoded by the coding sequence GTGTGTAAAGCCTCTGTGCCCCTGCTTGCCTTTCGTCTCTCCAGCTTTTACATCAGCATTTTTTTCGTCATTGGCTGTATGCTGCCCTTCTGGCCTGTGTGGTTGCAAGCCCGTGGCATGAGCGGGGTGGAAATCGGCATTCTCACTGCCATTCCGGTTTTGGGTAAAGTGGTGTTCTCCCCGCTGTTTGCCAGTTTGGGCGATAAGTTGGGGGAGCGAAAAAGGCTGATGCTGTTTTTCACCGCCACCTCCTTTTTTTGCTTTGCTGCCTTTTATTTCGTGGAAAGCTTTTTCGCCTTATTTATGGTCTCGCTCTTTTACGGTATAAGCTGGGCACCAATCATGTCGTTTGGCGATAACATTACCTTGTTATCTACGCGTAAAACCAAAATCCAGTATGGGCGCATGCGTTTGTGGGGGTCCTTAAGTTTTATTGCCATGTCCGCAGGGTTTGGCTTTATTTTGGAACTGACGAATGAGCAGGTGATTTACTGGACGATTTTAATCTCCATCCTCCTCACCTTGATGGCAATTTTAGGTTTGCCCGATGTGCGCATTGCGCCTTTGGGTCGGGCTGGCAAACCTGTGCGCACCCTTTTGATGGATCGAAAATTTCAGTTTTTTATGGCAACGGTGGCCTGTATTCATGGCTCCCACGCGCTTTATTATGCCTTTGCAACGCTTCATTGGCGCAGCCTTGGTTATAGTGACGGGTTTATCGGCTTTTTATGGGGGGAAGCTGTGGTGGCGGAAGTGATCTTTTTCATTTTTGGTGGGCGAATCGGGGCGCGTTTTGCCCCTTCAAGCTTGTTGCTTCTCGCCGCCATCGCCTGTGTGCTGCGTTGGGGCATACTGGCTTATGATCCGGGCCAAGGGGTACTTTTAGCGGTGCAAACCCTTCATGCCTTTAGTTTTGGGGCCATGCATTTAGGCGCGATGGCTTTCATGAGTCGCGCAGTTTCCCTTGAGTTTTCAGCCACAGCCCAAAGCCTTTATGGCGCCTCTGCTTATGGGGTGGGTGCGGGCATCACGCTGCTATTTGTTGGCTATTTCTATGAGAGCTTTGGGGTCGAGGCCTTTTTTATAATGACTCTAATGGGTGTTTTAGGCATCCTTTTGGGCCTTGCACTGAGACAGCATGAAAAACGCTCTGTGTAA
- a CDS encoding UbiX family flavin prenyltransferase, which translates to MTLPIIIGISGASGVIYGVELLRALKEIGHPTHLVVSDSAQVNLELETDVSLDEVKALADVVHDTKNMGASISSGSFKTKGMIIAPCAIKTLSGVATSDNSNLLIRAADVCLKERRRLVMMVRETPLHKGHLELMAKCADLGATILPPVPAFYHKPQTVEDIIHQSIGKALDQFDIEHNLFERWKGV; encoded by the coding sequence ATGACCCTACCTATTATTATCGGCATTTCCGGTGCTTCTGGTGTGATTTACGGCGTGGAGCTTTTGCGCGCCCTAAAAGAGATCGGTCATCCCACCCATCTGGTGGTCAGTGATAGTGCACAGGTTAATCTAGAACTGGAAACCGATGTTTCTTTGGACGAGGTCAAAGCCTTGGCTGATGTGGTCCATGATACAAAAAATATGGGCGCTTCCATTTCCAGCGGGTCGTTTAAAACCAAGGGGATGATTATAGCGCCTTGTGCGATTAAGACCTTATCGGGTGTGGCCACATCGGATAATTCAAACCTGTTGATCCGCGCAGCTGATGTTTGTTTAAAAGAGCGTCGCCGCCTTGTCATGATGGTGCGCGAAACACCGCTTCATAAAGGCCATCTTGAATTAATGGCAAAATGCGCAGACCTTGGCGCAACCATATTGCCTCCGGTTCCCGCCTTTTATCATAAGCCCCAAACGGTTGAAGACATTATCCATCAATCCATTGGCAAGGCCTTGGACCAGTTTGATATCGAGCATAATTTGTTTGAGCGCTGGAAAGGTGTGTAA
- the rpoH gene encoding RNA polymerase sigma factor RpoH has product MSVLSANLPALPRDSGDSLNTFLREAWKFPMLSADEEYMLAKRFHDSGDVDAAHKLVTSHLRLVAKIAMGYKGYGLPVADLISEGNVGLMKAVKKFEPEKGFRLSTYAMWWIRASVTEYILQSWSMVRLGTMAAQKKLFFSLRRTKNKLEIMDNGELTPDQAQAIANETNATPDEVRQLNRRLASRDMSLNAPLSIDEGGEHQDLLEDDRPNPEHMASNSQISALRSEVVGEALENLNERDRDIFERRHLSEEPPTLEELGMEYGISRERVRQLEARAFGKVKEFILGHSVAPQLT; this is encoded by the coding sequence ATGTCCGTTCTTTCTGCCAACCTACCCGCATTGCCGCGTGATTCCGGTGACAGTTTGAATACATTTTTGCGCGAAGCCTGGAAGTTTCCCATGCTCAGCGCAGATGAAGAATATATGCTGGCAAAACGTTTCCACGACAGTGGCGATGTAGATGCCGCCCATAAGCTGGTAACAAGCCACCTGCGTCTGGTTGCCAAAATCGCTATGGGTTACAAAGGCTATGGCCTGCCTGTTGCTGATCTGATTTCAGAAGGTAACGTCGGGCTGATGAAAGCTGTGAAGAAGTTTGAGCCTGAAAAAGGTTTTCGCTTATCTACCTATGCCATGTGGTGGATCAGGGCTTCGGTCACTGAATATATCCTGCAAAGCTGGTCTATGGTACGCCTTGGCACGATGGCAGCACAAAAGAAGCTGTTCTTCTCGCTTCGTCGCACCAAAAACAAGCTTGAGATCATGGATAATGGCGAGCTGACACCTGATCAGGCCCAAGCCATTGCCAATGAGACCAACGCGACCCCTGATGAGGTACGCCAGTTAAACCGTCGCTTGGCATCGCGCGATATGTCGCTTAATGCACCGCTTTCTATTGATGAAGGTGGGGAACATCAAGACCTTTTGGAAGATGATCGCCCCAATCCTGAACATATGGCAAGCAACAGCCAAATCAGCGCCCTTCGCAGTGAAGTGGTCGGTGAAGCCTTAGAAAACCTCAATGAGCGTGATCGCGATATTTTTGAGCGTCGCCATCTTTCAGAGGAGCCACCAACCCTTGAAGAATTGGGGATGGAATATGGTATTTCACGCGAACGCGTGCGCCAGCTTGAAGCCCGTGCTTTTGGCAAGGTGAAGGAATTTATCCTTGGTCATAGTGTTGCGCCCCAACTGACTTAA
- a CDS encoding sensor histidine kinase produces MSIKLSNRLFFRQTRNAIFVALTLGIVISVGQIIFDFYSEQKRIDETVHQVLNTTKESASQAAYSLNNELALRVVKGLFEYQPIYSAQINDDFGRQLASLERPPIKHDMEWLGPMIRTDQNLYTVPLYAVGGQTVIGEMRVLVDRFLIAQNFLDRAGLVILTGIFRNLILAIFFGFLFYFTLGRPVMQTIQNLATIDPNQPGKTHLHTPAGHHEDELGLLVRKLNSIMADFDDTLQQRYMAEDELKRNQNTIRQLNLRLEERVRQRTSELETANKEMEAFTYSVSHDLRAPLRTIGGFSNILQEEYSEQLDEQAQHYIERVHLGTQKMERLINDLLKLSRTTRGEMHRKDFNLSALADEIITELRQNEPERDISVHISPNLKAYGDQRLVRIMLENLLGNAWKYTQLNDEPSLFLGLTDKNGQETFYIQDNGAGFDMNYADKLFTPFQRLHSSKEFDGTGVGLATVQRIIHRHGGEIWADALVGKGATFYFTLPRPFTEFSA; encoded by the coding sequence ATGTCGATCAAACTTAGCAACAGGCTTTTCTTTCGCCAGACAAGGAATGCTATTTTTGTTGCCTTGACCTTGGGTATCGTGATTTCCGTTGGGCAAATCATTTTCGATTTTTATTCTGAGCAAAAACGCATCGATGAAACCGTTCATCAGGTTCTCAACACCACCAAAGAATCTGCCTCTCAAGCTGCTTATAGTTTGAATAATGAACTGGCCTTGCGCGTGGTTAAGGGCTTGTTTGAATATCAACCGATCTATTCAGCCCAGATCAATGATGATTTTGGTCGTCAACTGGCCTCCCTTGAGCGCCCGCCGATTAAGCATGATATGGAATGGCTCGGCCCCATGATCAGGACAGATCAAAACCTTTACACCGTGCCTCTTTATGCCGTTGGTGGGCAAACGGTTATTGGGGAAATGCGGGTGCTGGTCGATCGCTTTCTTATTGCACAAAACTTTCTGGATCGTGCAGGTCTCGTTATTCTGACAGGTATTTTTCGAAATCTCATTCTCGCCATCTTCTTTGGCTTTTTGTTTTATTTCACCCTAGGGCGCCCGGTGATGCAGACCATCCAAAATCTCGCCACCATCGACCCAAACCAGCCCGGTAAAACCCACCTACATACCCCAGCAGGCCATCATGAAGATGAACTTGGTTTATTGGTGCGCAAACTCAATAGCATCATGGCGGATTTTGATGACACGCTGCAACAGCGCTATATGGCAGAAGATGAGCTTAAAAGAAACCAAAACACCATTCGCCAACTGAACCTGCGCCTAGAAGAGCGCGTGCGCCAACGCACAAGTGAGCTTGAAACCGCCAATAAGGAAATGGAAGCCTTTACCTATTCAGTTTCACATGATCTGCGCGCACCTTTGCGCACCATTGGTGGGTTTAGCAATATTTTGCAGGAAGAATATAGTGAACAGCTTGATGAACAAGCCCAACATTATATTGAACGTGTGCATTTAGGCACACAAAAGATGGAACGCCTGATCAACGATCTTCTCAAACTCTCACGCACCACACGCGGTGAAATGCATCGCAAAGATTTTAATCTTTCTGCCCTGGCTGATGAGATCATTACTGAGCTGCGCCAAAATGAGCCTGAGCGCGATATTTCTGTGCATATCTCCCCTAACCTCAAAGCTTATGGTGACCAGCGCTTAGTCCGTATCATGCTTGAAAACCTGCTTGGTAATGCATGGAAATATACCCAGCTTAATGACGAGCCTTCTCTGTTTTTAGGGCTCACAGATAAAAACGGTCAAGAAACCTTTTATATTCAAGATAACGGGGCAGGCTTTGACATGAACTATGCCGATAAGCTTTTCACCCCGTTCCAACGGCTGCACTCTTCCAAAGAGTTTGATGGCACCGGGGTCGGTCTTGCCACGGTGCAACGTATCATCCACCGCCATGGCGGTGAGATTTGGGCCGATGCTTTGGTTGGAAAAGGCGCAACTTTCTATTTCACCTTGCCACGCCCTTTTACAGAATTTAGCGCTTAA
- a CDS encoding response regulator, whose product MKTILIVDDDPMVLESTKTYLELKGFNTICAQDGDEALKKVETANVDLALIDIFMPKRGGFETIMALHGSIPVIAMSGVSSHRFEPLEFAQSIGAERTLSKPFLPDTLLEIINELLKPEKT is encoded by the coding sequence ATGAAAACAATATTGATCGTAGATGACGATCCCATGGTTTTAGAAAGTACTAAAACCTATCTTGAGCTCAAAGGTTTTAATACAATCTGTGCACAAGATGGTGACGAGGCACTTAAAAAAGTTGAAACGGCAAATGTTGATCTCGCACTCATAGATATTTTTATGCCTAAACGCGGTGGGTTTGAAACCATTATGGCCTTACATGGGTCTATTCCCGTGATTGCCATGAGCGGTGTATCTTCCCATCGCTTCGAGCCTTTAGAATTTGCCCAAAGCATTGGGGCAGAACGCACACTTTCAAAACCGTTTCTGCCTGACACCCTGCTTGAGATAATCAATGAGTTGCTAAAACCTGAGAAAACATAA
- a CDS encoding alpha/beta fold hydrolase, producing the protein MKTIFQDITLHSQTMRAKHLILCEEKSDRPTLVFLHEGLGCLELWKDFPEKLCQETGLNGFVYERIGFGKSSPLGLVPRPIDYLEREGRDVLPAVLKQANIERPLLVGHSDGGSIALIYAAFHPNKLVSAITEAAHVFVEDVTLLGIRKAGELYFDGALKPKLERYHGGNTDKAFRGWHDTWLTPEFAKWNMEKLLPHITCPLLVIQGINDEYGTQHQVQSIVENSSGPATPFMVPDCAHIPHFQSQDLVLQSMVNFIAKLA; encoded by the coding sequence GTGAAGACCATTTTCCAAGACATTACCCTGCACTCTCAAACCATGCGGGCCAAACATCTTATTCTTTGTGAAGAAAAGAGCGACCGCCCCACACTGGTTTTCCTTCATGAGGGCTTGGGCTGTCTTGAACTTTGGAAAGATTTTCCAGAAAAACTCTGCCAAGAAACCGGCCTTAACGGCTTTGTTTATGAGCGTATCGGCTTTGGTAAATCCTCCCCCTTGGGCTTGGTGCCGCGCCCCATTGATTATCTTGAGCGCGAAGGCCGTGATGTGCTGCCTGCGGTTTTAAAACAGGCGAATATTGAGCGCCCTTTACTGGTTGGTCACAGTGATGGGGGCTCCATCGCCTTAATTTATGCCGCCTTTCACCCAAACAAACTGGTCTCAGCCATCACCGAAGCCGCCCATGTCTTTGTTGAGGACGTAACTTTGCTGGGCATTCGCAAAGCAGGTGAGCTTTATTTTGACGGTGCCCTCAAACCAAAACTTGAACGTTACCATGGTGGAAATACGGACAAAGCTTTTCGCGGCTGGCACGATACATGGCTCACCCCTGAATTTGCAAAATGGAATATGGAAAAACTCCTGCCCCACATTACCTGTCCGCTTTTGGTTATTCAGGGCATTAATGATGAATATGGCACCCAGCATCAAGTACAATCCATTGTAGAAAACTCATCAGGCCCGGCGACCCCGTTCATGGTGCCTGATTGCGCCCATATCCCTCATTTTCAATCTCAAGATCTGGTTTTACAATCCATGGTGAACTTTATTGCAAAACTTGCCTAA
- a CDS encoding nucleoside 2-deoxyribosyltransferase, giving the protein MAPRIYLAGPDVFYKDPMAQCAELKALCAANGCEGVFPMDAGLDIASMSKHEAARAIYQANIEMIDSCDGIIANMEMFRGPGMDGGTAFEMGYGVAKAIPVVGYGITENYLKRCQAYYGELEPSHGLQFDPKGLMVEDFDLLDNLMMACGAQAIVETAEEAVKYLSRLCVTD; this is encoded by the coding sequence ATGGCCCCGCGTATTTACCTTGCCGGACCGGATGTTTTTTATAAAGACCCCATGGCGCAATGTGCTGAATTAAAGGCTTTATGTGCGGCGAACGGGTGTGAGGGGGTGTTTCCCATGGATGCGGGTTTGGATATTGCTTCTATGTCTAAACATGAGGCAGCACGGGCGATTTATCAGGCCAATATTGAGATGATTGATAGCTGTGATGGCATTATCGCCAATATGGAAATGTTTCGCGGCCCCGGTATGGATGGCGGCACGGCCTTTGAAATGGGCTACGGTGTTGCCAAAGCGATCCCGGTGGTGGGCTATGGCATCACTGAAAATTATCTCAAGCGTTGTCAGGCCTATTATGGGGAGCTTGAGCCCTCACACGGCCTGCAATTTGACCCCAAAGGGTTGATGGTTGAGGATTTTGATCTCTTGGATAATCTGATGATGGCGTGTGGGGCACAGGCCATTGTTGAAACGGCTGAAGAGGCCGTGAAATATCTTAGCCGTTTGTGCGTAACGGATTAA
- a CDS encoding ArsR/SmtB family transcription factor yields METKDAADMLAALSYEARLMIFRYLVRMGPEGACAGDIAKDCEITASTLSHHLNQMRNAGLIERTRQSRSLIYVANFNSMNALIDFLSDECCNGQPELCR; encoded by the coding sequence ATGGAAACTAAAGATGCAGCAGACATGTTAGCCGCCCTTTCTTATGAAGCACGGCTGATGATTTTTCGCTATCTGGTTCGTATGGGGCCTGAAGGGGCATGTGCAGGTGATATTGCAAAAGACTGTGAGATTACCGCCTCCACCTTATCGCACCATCTCAACCAGATGCGAAACGCAGGCTTGATTGAGCGCACCCGCCAATCACGCTCGCTCATCTATGTTGCCAATTTTAACTCTATGAATGCCCTGATCGACTTTCTCTCAGATGAATGTTGCAACGGGCAACCGGAACTCTGTCGTTAA